A genomic stretch from Acropora palmata chromosome 13, jaAcrPala1.3, whole genome shotgun sequence includes:
- the LOC141863142 gene encoding uncharacterized protein LOC141863142, producing the protein MSDRKFSGRQSIVRRGDWLGNPANFKGTFCCFGFDVETYHHVTMTLHSLFQSKMADGADFLNGDDLEAILDILEADKEMEEEFINEDENVQSQEILCHKCSKKYKTRGGYERHQASKHSEHADRQVPF; encoded by the exons ATGTCGGATAGAAAATTCTCTGGTCGCCAAAGCATAGTTAGAAGAGGGGACTGGTTAGGAAACccggcaaacttcaaagggactttctgttgttttggttttgatgttGAAACGTACCATCACGTGACCATGACCCTGCACAGCTTATTtcaatccaagatggcggacggTGCTGATTTCTTAAATGGAGACGATTTAGAAGCGATTTTAGACATTTTAGAAGCAGATAAAGAGATGGAAGAGGAGTTTAtaaatgaagatgaaaat GTTCAGAGTCAAGAGATTTTGTGTCACAAATGCAGTAAGAAATACAAGACTAGAGGTGGTTATGAAAGACATCAAGCCTCCAAACATAGTGAACATGCAGACCGTCAAGTGCCTTTTTGA